A genomic window from Pocillopora verrucosa isolate sample1 chromosome 7, ASM3666991v2, whole genome shotgun sequence includes:
- the LOC131784837 gene encoding uncharacterized protein, with protein MTREIKVSSDVAKRRKLNNEGLREKVKSLFLLSITLALAKSLPLETDQDTEVALNKDEKIDTADKIEISERGYYHCISEGIYLIENFETKRLLFQDGPKIIGPRGAEKGWKAHTGFKAPAVVGADANYYNRAYWKIIPQGGGKYLIENVETKRYLFQDGPAIKGRRGAEAGWAAHIGFKAPAVVGADANYYNRAFWVITPLGSGRYFIENVHTKRFVFQTGQPIKGKRGAEGGWRNAYGFTSPAVVGADANYYNRAYWLLHKVH; from the exons ATGACTAgagagattaaagtgtctagcgacgTCGCGAAG CGGAGGAAACTGAACAACGAAGGCCTAAGGGA GAAAGTGAAGAGCCTTTTCTTGTTGTCGATAACTTTGGCTCTGGCCAAGTCACTTCCACTCGAGACCGATCAGGACACCGAAGTCGCGCTAAACAAGGACGAGAAGATTG ATACTGCTGATAAGATTGAAATCAGTGAAAGAGGCTATTATCATT GTATTAGCGAGGGAATATATCTCATTGAAAACTTCGAAACAAAGCGCCTCTTGTTCCAGGATGGCCCTAAAATAATAGGGCCTCGTGGAGCAGAAAAGGGGTGGAAGGCTCATACAGGCTTCAAAGCACCAGCTGTTGTCGGCGCTGATGCAAATTACTACAATCGAGCTTACTGGAAGATCATTCCTCAAGGTGGTGGCAAATACCTGATTGAAAACGTCGAGACGAAAAGGTACTTGTTTCAAGATGGTCCTGCCATAAAAGGGCGTCGTGGAGCAGAAGCTGGGTGGGCGGCTCATATAGGCTTCAAAGCACCTGCTGTTGTCGGAGCTGATGCCAACTACTACAATCGAGCCTTCTGGGTGATTACTCCACTAGGTAGTGGCAGGTACTTCATTGAAAACGTCCATACGAAGAGGTTCGTGTTTCAAACTGGTCAACCGATTAAAGGGAAGCGTGGAGCAGAGGGGGGATGGAGGAATGCTTATGGCTTTACTTCACCTGCTGTTGTCGGTGCTGATGCCAACTACTACAACCGAGCCTATTGGTTACTACACAAAGTGCATTag